In Halovivax gelatinilyticus, the following are encoded in one genomic region:
- a CDS encoding DUF4097 family beta strand repeat-containing protein yields the protein MTALQTAVNSLVRTLVSTADADRVRRTGTRTFDRPASIGVRTENGSLSITGTDREDVLLRYTKRGPSEDALDRVSIETAVTADDERRIGVSQPKGESVSVDLELAVPRSLAVAEARTKNGSIELRGTAGEPDIETVNGSIDVADHDGYVDVRSENGAIELRETGVDRAETGNGRLSIDLDAIRGPTEIRAQVGEIDVALGSIDADVALETNIGSIEAPVLEKRSAGFGQTVVEGTVGDGGERLDISASVGSIRLDR from the coding sequence ATGACCGCACTACAGACCGCCGTGAACTCGCTCGTCAGGACGCTCGTTTCGACCGCTGACGCCGACCGCGTTCGGCGAACCGGAACTCGAACGTTCGACCGACCGGCCTCGATCGGCGTCCGAACCGAAAACGGTTCGCTCTCGATCACCGGCACCGATCGCGAGGACGTCCTCCTGCGGTACACGAAGCGCGGCCCCTCCGAGGACGCCCTCGACCGCGTCTCGATCGAGACGGCGGTGACAGCCGACGACGAGCGCCGGATCGGCGTCTCGCAGCCGAAGGGTGAGTCCGTCTCGGTCGATCTCGAACTCGCGGTGCCGCGGTCGCTCGCGGTGGCCGAGGCGCGAACGAAAAACGGCTCGATCGAGCTCAGGGGGACCGCCGGCGAGCCGGACATCGAGACGGTAAACGGGTCGATCGACGTCGCCGACCACGACGGGTACGTCGACGTCCGGAGCGAGAACGGCGCGATCGAACTCCGTGAAACCGGCGTCGATCGCGCGGAAACCGGAAACGGCCGGCTCTCGATCGACCTCGACGCGATTCGGGGACCGACCGAGATCCGCGCGCAGGTGGGCGAGATCGACGTGGCGCTGGGTTCGATCGACGCCGACGTCGCGCTCGAGACGAACATCGGCTCGATCGAGGCGCCAGTCCTCGAGAAGCGGTCGGCTGGTTTCGGTCAAACGGTCGTCGAAGGGACGGTCGGTGACGGCGGCGAG
- a CDS encoding endonuclease/exonuclease/phosphatase family protein: MTSASVSLLVRILACNLGYLLRRRESVGGYAPAIPGALIGDESLERRSTARFLDLAASERPDVISLVEVDRGSVRTATDGQVDRLCEALSERGIEYEGAGYNKYGDDRLVGRLPIYRNLANGVLHREDCTVVPRYLSSGLKRLVLDVRVGASLRLFVVHLSLGSRCRANQLAELADLVESVDEPAIVAGDFNVFDGVSELSPLTDRAGLSLYAPGETVDERPLDDLVVSNRHLDLFCCSPELAVERCAVLDGGFSDHRPVVLDVEA, encoded by the coding sequence ATGACCTCGGCGTCCGTATCCCTGCTGGTGCGAATTCTCGCGTGTAACCTGGGGTACCTGCTCAGACGCCGCGAGTCGGTCGGCGGCTACGCCCCGGCGATTCCGGGTGCGCTGATCGGCGACGAGTCGCTCGAACGCCGATCGACGGCTCGATTTCTCGACCTCGCCGCCAGCGAGCGCCCCGACGTGATCTCGCTGGTCGAAGTCGACCGCGGCTCGGTCCGAACGGCGACCGACGGGCAGGTCGATCGATTGTGCGAGGCGCTCTCCGAGCGCGGCATCGAGTACGAGGGGGCGGGCTACAACAAGTACGGCGACGACCGCCTCGTCGGCCGACTGCCGATCTACCGCAACCTGGCCAACGGCGTGCTCCACCGCGAGGACTGTACCGTCGTCCCGCGGTACCTGTCCAGCGGGTTGAAGCGGCTCGTCCTCGACGTTCGCGTCGGCGCGTCGCTGCGGCTGTTCGTCGTCCACCTCTCGCTGGGCTCGCGGTGTCGGGCCAACCAGCTCGCCGAACTCGCCGACCTGGTCGAGTCGGTCGACGAACCGGCGATCGTCGCCGGCGACTTCAACGTCTTCGACGGCGTCTCGGAACTCTCGCCGCTTACAGACCGCGCCGGGCTCTCGCTGTACGCGCCGGGCGAGACCGTAGACGAGCGCCCGCTCGACGACCTCGTGGTCTCGAATCGCCACCTCGATCTCTTCTGCTGTTCGCCCGAACTGGCCGTCGAGCGGTGTGCCGTCCTCGACGGCGGCTTCTCCGACCACCGGCCAGTCGTGCTCGACGTCGAAGCGTGA
- a CDS encoding RNA ligase family protein: MHRYPPIPRAESAPAELFESGHLWLFEMVDGVHLRFQVGSSGLLRFGDRSTVFDDADDVPLPLAHAVRHVRRAFDRDALRRAVDDVTALTFFAEATTRQAIAYDWERLPPVLGFDVWSAETERFLPPDATEQVFDRLGLTPVTVVEREVRARDFDPSSYEIPASAWYDGPAAGVVVRNKRGGRAKILHPAFETEAEPEPFDADAETLAKRFATDDRFEKLARSIEAEGRVVDVDALVGRTMEAVAREEHARLFHGAASVDLSAFRAEVAALAGTYLADRHR, translated from the coding sequence GTGCACCGATACCCGCCGATCCCTCGCGCCGAGTCCGCCCCCGCGGAGCTGTTCGAGTCGGGCCACCTCTGGCTCTTCGAGATGGTAGACGGCGTTCACCTACGCTTTCAGGTCGGCTCGTCGGGACTGCTCCGCTTTGGCGACCGTTCGACCGTCTTCGACGACGCGGACGACGTTCCCCTCCCGCTCGCCCACGCCGTCCGCCACGTTCGGCGAGCGTTCGACCGCGACGCCCTTCGACGGGCCGTCGACGACGTCACGGCCCTGACGTTCTTCGCCGAGGCGACCACCCGCCAGGCGATCGCCTACGACTGGGAGCGCCTCCCGCCGGTGCTCGGTTTCGACGTCTGGTCGGCCGAGACGGAGCGCTTTCTCCCGCCCGACGCCACCGAGCAGGTGTTCGATCGGCTGGGACTGACGCCGGTCACGGTCGTCGAGCGCGAGGTCAGAGCCCGGGACTTCGATCCCTCGTCGTACGAAATTCCTGCCTCCGCGTGGTACGACGGCCCCGCCGCGGGCGTCGTCGTTCGGAACAAGCGCGGCGGCCGGGCGAAGATCCTCCACCCCGCGTTCGAGACCGAGGCGGAACCCGAGCCGTTCGACGCCGACGCCGAGACGCTCGCGAAGAGGTTTGCGACCGACGATCGGTTCGAGAAACTGGCGCGGTCGATCGAGGCGGAGGGACGCGTTGTCGACGTCGACGCGCTCGTTGGACGCACGATGGAGGCCGTCGCCCGCGAGGAACACGCGCGGCTGTTCCACGGCGCGGCGTCGGTCGATCTCTCGGCGTTTCGCGCCGAGGTAGCCGCACTGGCCGGGACGTATCTGGCCGATCGGCATCGGTGA
- a CDS encoding helix-turn-helix transcriptional regulator, translating into MYDLTGFQRDLLYITAGLHEPHGLAIKDELESYYESEVQHGHLYPNLDTLVEKGLLKKGSKDKRTNVYTVTSRGRREIESRRDWEESFLDDTLELGVEH; encoded by the coding sequence ATGTACGACCTGACCGGATTTCAGCGCGACCTCCTCTATATCACCGCCGGATTACACGAACCTCACGGCCTCGCGATCAAGGACGAACTCGAGTCCTACTACGAATCCGAAGTCCAGCACGGCCACCTCTATCCCAACCTCGACACCCTCGTCGAGAAGGGCCTCCTGAAGAAGGGGTCGAAGGACAAGCGGACCAACGTCTACACCGTGACCAGTCGGGGTCGGCGCGAGATCGAATCCCGTCGCGACTGGGAGGAGTCCTTTCTGGACGACACGCTCGAACTCGGCGTCGAACACTGA
- a CDS encoding DUF7351 domain-containing protein has protein sequence MTRDREGRADREDAITAFEIVGNEIRARILYALGSSRDGTEPPPVVPFSELRRATDGDVDSSKFNYHLQRLVGRYVERTDEGYRMRPAGMLLYRTIRAGTITRDLSPRSIDTGIGCYRCDGTIVADSSYGEFWLTCDACDHFYDMVMVPPGAVGRGDDPDLLARLDARNRHERFAFGRGSCPLCANRVTPSIRDVDVYPYTDTELIDHHVHWACDHCGHRSYASVGMTVIDRPPVVSFFADRGVDLAAAPVWTREFAMTDRSVERLADGLSLTLTCGGDSMELFVDERLSVSVRD, from the coding sequence ATGACGCGGGACCGTGAGGGACGCGCCGATCGCGAGGACGCGATCACCGCCTTCGAGATCGTCGGCAACGAGATCCGCGCGCGGATCCTCTACGCGCTCGGGTCGAGCCGAGACGGGACGGAACCACCGCCTGTCGTCCCGTTCTCGGAGCTTCGCCGGGCGACCGACGGCGACGTCGACAGCAGCAAGTTCAACTACCACTTACAGCGCCTCGTCGGCCGATACGTCGAGCGGACCGACGAGGGCTACCGGATGCGACCGGCGGGAATGTTGCTCTACCGAACGATACGGGCGGGGACGATCACCCGCGACCTCTCGCCGCGCTCGATCGACACCGGAATCGGGTGCTACCGGTGTGACGGGACGATCGTCGCCGACTCGAGCTACGGCGAGTTCTGGCTGACCTGCGACGCGTGCGATCACTTCTACGACATGGTGATGGTTCCGCCCGGCGCGGTCGGTCGCGGCGACGACCCCGACCTGCTCGCTCGCCTGGACGCGAGAAACCGCCACGAGCGCTTCGCGTTCGGGCGCGGCAGCTGCCCGCTCTGTGCGAACCGGGTGACGCCGTCTATTCGTGACGTCGACGTCTATCCCTACACGGACACGGAGCTCATCGACCACCACGTCCACTGGGCCTGCGACCACTGCGGGCACCGGTCCTACGCGTCGGTCGGCATGACGGTGATCGACCGCCCACCCGTCGTCTCGTTCTTCGCCGACCGCGGCGTCGACCTCGCGGCGGCGCCCGTCTGGACGCGCGAGTTCGCGATGACGGACCGATCGGTCGAGCGACTGGCGGATGGACTCTCGCTCACCCTCACGTGTGGGGGTGACTCGATGGAACTGTTCGTCGACGAGCGACTGTCAGTGTCCGTGCGCGACTGA
- a CDS encoding NADPH-dependent FMN reductase — protein sequence MTGSVHVVGLCGSLAAESVTRISVRTALDGAAEVGGRTSLLDLRTYDLPPFDADEADAGDAIALRGAIDEADAIVLGSPVYHGSVASPLKTALDYCSRAEFEGKPVGLAVVAGGRFPKPTLSHLREISLSLDARPVPRGVCVPNAGSALDDGQFRDASLEARLVDLGRSVARYADVSEKTTATNEAVDAV from the coding sequence ATGACCGGATCAGTACACGTCGTCGGGCTCTGCGGGAGCCTGGCGGCAGAGAGCGTCACCCGAATCAGCGTTCGAACGGCACTCGACGGCGCCGCCGAGGTGGGCGGCCGGACGTCCCTGCTCGACCTCCGGACGTACGACCTACCGCCGTTCGATGCGGACGAAGCCGACGCGGGCGACGCGATTGCACTCCGCGGAGCCATCGACGAGGCGGACGCGATCGTCCTCGGGTCGCCGGTCTATCACGGTTCGGTCGCCTCGCCGCTCAAGACCGCGCTCGACTACTGCTCCCGGGCGGAGTTCGAGGGGAAGCCGGTCGGACTCGCCGTCGTCGCCGGCGGCCGATTTCCCAAACCGACCCTCTCACACCTGCGGGAGATCAGCCTCTCACTCGACGCCCGGCCCGTCCCTCGGGGCGTCTGCGTCCCGAACGCCGGTTCCGCGCTCGACGACGGGCAGTTCCGAGACGCGTCGCTCGAAGCGCGACTGGTCGATCTCGGACGATCCGTCGCACGATACGCCGACGTGAGCGAGAAGACGACCGCGACGAACGAGGCGGTCGACGCCGTCTGA
- a CDS encoding MFS transporter: MEESPPRAARSDTNGSPRTVDPPPFRYRYYAYCLTRNNGLFVPVGILYLQERGLGLDAVGFTQGAFLVALVAFQLPSGYLSDRLGHRTTLVIGCVVVSLAMACYPLAGSVSTFTALFVAWAFGWACRTGAGEAWLYEALDERDAAASYARIDGRGATVELLGSAGAAALAGVLFAIDPALPFVGNAVLTALGIPVLLSLPATTSTGSFSVDAAAGSLVAQLSRPDVRWFVGYLALFYALFEVTRAFEQPAASEVGVSVTAIGLMYAAFKLVSACGAYASGAVADRFGPRAVFGVQIPIVGVAYASIWLVPQLVIVVFFLTRTAQSLTRPIQNQYVNDRFDADGRATALSGISMATALAGAVSQFAGGLVAVRTGAVTLLLVAGVGLSIAIATLWVAATPVRPAEPHRTAGSGPRAE; this comes from the coding sequence ATGGAAGAGAGCCCACCGAGAGCGGCGCGTTCGGATACGAACGGTTCCCCGCGAACCGTCGACCCGCCGCCGTTTCGCTACCGCTACTACGCCTACTGCCTGACGCGGAACAACGGCCTGTTCGTCCCCGTCGGCATCCTCTACCTCCAGGAGCGCGGGCTCGGGCTCGACGCGGTCGGGTTCACCCAGGGCGCGTTTCTCGTCGCGCTGGTCGCGTTCCAGTTGCCGAGCGGGTACCTGAGCGACCGTCTCGGCCACCGAACCACGCTCGTCATCGGCTGCGTCGTCGTCTCGCTCGCGATGGCCTGCTACCCGCTCGCCGGCTCGGTATCGACGTTCACCGCACTCTTCGTCGCGTGGGCGTTCGGCTGGGCCTGTCGGACGGGGGCGGGCGAGGCCTGGCTGTACGAGGCCCTGGACGAGCGCGACGCGGCCGCGTCGTACGCGAGAATCGACGGCCGCGGGGCCACCGTCGAGCTGCTCGGGTCGGCCGGCGCCGCCGCGCTCGCGGGCGTCCTGTTCGCGATCGATCCGGCGCTTCCGTTCGTCGGCAACGCCGTCCTGACGGCGCTCGGGATCCCCGTTCTGTTGTCGTTGCCGGCGACGACGTCGACGGGGTCGTTCTCGGTCGACGCGGCGGCCGGGTCGCTCGTCGCGCAGTTGAGTCGGCCGGACGTTCGCTGGTTCGTCGGCTACCTCGCCCTCTTCTACGCGCTGTTCGAGGTCACTCGCGCGTTCGAGCAACCGGCCGCGTCCGAGGTCGGCGTTTCCGTGACTGCGATCGGGCTCATGTACGCCGCGTTCAAGCTGGTTTCGGCGTGCGGGGCGTACGCCTCGGGAGCGGTCGCGGATCGGTTCGGCCCGCGAGCCGTCTTCGGCGTGCAGATTCCGATCGTCGGCGTCGCCTACGCGTCGATCTGGCTGGTTCCCCAGCTGGTGATCGTCGTCTTCTTTCTCACCCGGACGGCCCAATCGCTGACGCGACCGATCCAGAACCAGTACGTGAACGACCGCTTCGACGCCGACGGGCGGGCGACGGCCCTGTCGGGGATCTCGATGGCGACCGCTCTCGCCGGTGCCGTCTCTCAGTTCGCCGGCGGGCTCGTCGCCGTGCGGACCGGCGCCGTCACGCTGCTTCTCGTCGCGGGCGTCGGATTGTCGATCGCCATCGCAACTCTCTGGGTCGCCGCGACGCCCGTTCGGCCGGCGGAGCCACACCGAACCGCCGGCTCCGGGCCGCGAGCCGAGTGA
- a CDS encoding DUF7127 family protein, with amino-acid sequence MNVPQPLQDATERGIVVRVNEYDDGSVIAVDLGASAGEIAVDVVDETAIVVAGEQQFEFDVPPEANLVTENNGVLTIAE; translated from the coding sequence ATGAACGTTCCACAACCGCTCCAGGATGCGACCGAGCGCGGCATCGTCGTCCGCGTGAACGAGTACGACGACGGAAGCGTGATCGCCGTCGACCTCGGCGCGTCGGCTGGCGAGATCGCCGTCGACGTCGTCGACGAAACCGCCATCGTCGTCGCGGGTGAGCAACAGTTCGAGTTCGACGTACCGCCCGAAGCGAACCTCGTCACCGAGAACAACGGCGTGTTGACGATCGCGGAGTGA
- a CDS encoding putative sulfate/molybdate transporter: protein MAVSTGSENRRGLEFSAGAFTGAIGDTITVLPLVIGLALLTEISLPHVLLAFGAFQLVWGVVYGLPVSVEPMKALAALAIAGALTYAELALAGLILGAVLLAVGAAGVLAAVERWIGEPVVRGVQFAVGLLLIETGVDLAISELWLAAASAAIVLAFVALGAREASGLVVLAVAFAIALWSTGLPTPQWPGQPPTPAYGEAVTRATLEGTLAQLAMTVGNAALATSLLFADRFDAEVSPDALSVSMGTTNLLAIPAGGIPMCHGCDGVAGKHAFGARTGGANVVAGIGYLAGAFVLTGALVAAFPLAMLGVLLVLVGISLGTSVMQSSMLWLSVAIGIASLLVNLGVAFLAGVVVYLLVRRSRRGV, encoded by the coding sequence ATGGCGGTTTCGACCGGGTCCGAGAACCGACGTGGCCTCGAGTTCTCCGCTGGCGCCTTCACCGGCGCGATAGGAGATACGATTACGGTCCTGCCGCTGGTGATCGGGCTCGCGCTTCTGACGGAGATCTCCCTTCCGCACGTCCTGCTCGCGTTCGGCGCGTTTCAGCTCGTCTGGGGCGTGGTCTACGGGCTTCCGGTCTCGGTCGAACCGATGAAGGCGCTGGCCGCATTGGCGATCGCCGGCGCGCTCACGTACGCCGAGCTGGCGCTTGCCGGGCTGATCCTCGGCGCGGTGTTGCTCGCCGTCGGCGCTGCGGGCGTGCTCGCGGCGGTCGAACGCTGGATCGGCGAGCCCGTCGTTCGCGGCGTGCAGTTCGCCGTCGGCTTGCTGCTGATCGAGACGGGCGTGGATCTCGCGATCTCCGAGCTCTGGCTGGCCGCCGCGAGCGCGGCGATCGTCCTCGCGTTCGTCGCCCTCGGCGCCCGGGAGGCGAGCGGGCTGGTCGTGCTGGCGGTCGCGTTCGCGATCGCGCTCTGGTCGACGGGACTGCCGACGCCTCAGTGGCCCGGCCAACCGCCGACGCCCGCCTACGGCGAGGCGGTCACCCGCGCGACCCTGGAGGGGACGCTCGCCCAACTCGCGATGACGGTGGGCAACGCCGCGCTCGCGACGTCGCTGCTGTTCGCAGACCGGTTCGACGCAGAGGTCTCGCCGGACGCGCTGTCGGTGAGCATGGGGACGACCAATCTGCTCGCCATCCCCGCCGGCGGGATTCCGATGTGTCACGGCTGCGACGGCGTCGCCGGCAAGCACGCCTTCGGCGCCCGGACCGGCGGGGCGAACGTCGTCGCCGGCATCGGCTACCTCGCCGGCGCGTTCGTGCTCACCGGCGCGCTCGTCGCCGCCTTCCCGCTGGCGATGCTCGGCGTGTTGCTGGTACTCGTCGGGATCTCGCTCGGAACGAGCGTGATGCAGTCGTCGATGCTCTGGCTCTCGGTGGCGATCGGAATCGCCTCGCTGCTCGTCAACCTCGGCGTCGCCTTCCTCGCCGGCGTGGTCGTGTACTTGCTCGTCAGGCGGTCGCGACGCGGCGTGTAG
- a CDS encoding GNAT family N-acetyltransferase, with translation MFPESIETDRLRLERFCHETVDVFELYEAFAARHAEGVDEVFEYVPQSPYATTKDAADAIDDAERRWEEAERAAYAVRPKPGEDGAGELAGLATLTCQWEHRTGQLGLILRKPFWGRGYSGERAAALMELAFERLDLDLVTAGYNEGNEASKRAIERYVEAHEGQYDGILRNWVPMDDRVDDLHRYTVSREQYDAAADR, from the coding sequence ATGTTCCCCGAATCGATCGAGACGGACCGACTCCGCCTCGAACGGTTCTGTCACGAGACCGTTGACGTCTTCGAACTGTACGAGGCGTTCGCCGCCCGACACGCCGAGGGGGTGGACGAAGTGTTCGAGTATGTCCCGCAGTCGCCGTACGCGACGACGAAGGACGCGGCTGACGCGATCGACGACGCCGAGCGCCGCTGGGAGGAGGCCGAGCGAGCCGCGTACGCGGTCCGCCCGAAACCCGGCGAGGACGGGGCGGGCGAGCTGGCCGGTCTGGCGACGCTCACCTGTCAGTGGGAGCACCGAACCGGCCAACTCGGCCTCATCCTGCGAAAACCGTTCTGGGGTCGCGGCTACTCCGGCGAACGGGCGGCGGCGCTGATGGAACTCGCGTTCGAGCGACTCGATCTCGACCTCGTCACCGCCGGCTACAACGAGGGCAACGAGGCGTCGAAACGGGCGATCGAGCGCTACGTCGAGGCCCACGAGGGCCAGTACGACGGCATCCTACGCAACTGGGTGCCGATGGACGATCGGGTCGACGATCTGCACCGCTACACCGTGAGCCGGGAGCAGTACGACGCGGCCGCCGATCGGTGA
- a CDS encoding M48 family metallopeptidase codes for MVLRPDRRLQVRIAGALALVLTVNAVVVAAAGWTLVRGVSASGRSESVEFGLWASVGAILLGAVGLVAYQSRYGSNAVLAELDVDRVESDGPRGVGTRVSRLAVQAGVPAPAVAVADRDEPTCLTVRTRREPTIVVTAGLLDRLADDELDAALAHEVAHVANRDLAVVSAVAATVRIGDRQLEREGMIRRVLHVVGWAAMVSGIGVVLFAIPIVVLGTLYLLVSAVSRTILAVNAITLGLFAKTREYAADHGAVQLTGDPAALASALETLDDGGRPETDKRLHASATLGIVPRPLRLDQPGDDERHWIEPWLPSSELTPDSTEPEPDRPASVVDRIGAQIGEWIRARFVRPITTRVRRYAWVPLRSRVRRLRRWRPATHPNTDDRIDRLRAIERERRG; via the coding sequence GTGGTGCTACGACCGGACCGCCGCCTCCAGGTTCGTATCGCCGGCGCGCTGGCGCTGGTTCTCACCGTCAACGCGGTCGTCGTCGCGGCCGCGGGGTGGACGCTCGTTCGAGGCGTCTCGGCGAGCGGCCGGTCCGAGTCCGTCGAATTCGGTCTGTGGGCGAGCGTCGGCGCGATACTGCTCGGTGCGGTCGGACTCGTCGCGTACCAGTCTCGCTACGGATCGAACGCGGTCCTCGCCGAGCTCGACGTGGACCGGGTCGAGAGCGATGGCCCGCGCGGTGTCGGGACCCGAGTCTCCCGACTGGCCGTGCAGGCGGGCGTTCCCGCGCCGGCCGTCGCCGTCGCCGATCGCGACGAACCGACCTGTCTCACGGTCAGAACGCGACGGGAGCCGACGATCGTCGTGACCGCAGGATTGCTCGATCGGTTGGCCGACGACGAACTCGACGCCGCGCTCGCCCACGAGGTCGCCCACGTCGCGAACCGGGACCTGGCGGTAGTGAGCGCGGTCGCCGCCACCGTCCGGATCGGCGACAGACAGCTCGAGCGCGAGGGGATGATACGACGCGTCCTCCACGTCGTCGGATGGGCGGCGATGGTCTCGGGGATCGGCGTCGTTCTCTTCGCGATCCCAATCGTCGTCCTCGGGACGCTCTATCTCCTCGTGAGCGCCGTTTCGCGGACCATCCTCGCGGTGAACGCGATCACGCTCGGCCTGTTCGCAAAGACCAGGGAGTACGCCGCTGACCACGGTGCCGTCCAGTTGACCGGCGATCCGGCGGCGCTGGCGAGCGCCCTCGAGACGCTAGACGACGGCGGGCGCCCGGAGACGGACAAGCGATTGCACGCGAGCGCGACGCTCGGGATCGTCCCGCGACCGCTCCGGCTGGACCAGCCGGGTGACGACGAGCGCCACTGGATCGAACCCTGGCTCCCCAGTTCGGAACTGACCCCCGACTCGACCGAACCCGAGCCGGATCGACCCGCGAGCGTCGTCGACCGAATCGGTGCACAGATCGGCGAGTGGATTCGTGCCAGGTTCGTTCGGCCGATCACTACGCGCGTTCGGCGTTACGCCTGGGTTCCACTCCGTTCGCGAGTCAGACGGCTCCGACGATGGCGACCCGCGACCCACCCCAACACCGACGATCGAATCGACCGCCTCCGGGCGATCGAACGCGAGCGCCGAGGCTGA
- a CDS encoding ester cyclase yields MAQSRRETDQLKDEMSSLAERVWNDGDVDAIDDRFAHDFVRHTPESLPDIHGPEAYKERVRELRSAFPDFEIDIERTVADDELLLTHLTISGTHDGEFMGIEPTGESIDVPVMSLMRLEDDRVAEEWLLSDSMEMMVQLGVAAYPDEV; encoded by the coding sequence ATGGCCCAGTCACGACGAGAGACAGATCAGCTGAAAGACGAGATGTCTTCGCTCGCAGAACGCGTGTGGAACGACGGCGACGTCGACGCGATCGACGACCGGTTCGCACACGACTTCGTCCGGCACACGCCGGAATCGCTTCCGGACATCCACGGCCCGGAGGCGTACAAAGAGCGGGTTCGCGAGTTGCGCTCGGCGTTCCCGGACTTCGAGATCGACATCGAACGAACCGTGGCCGACGACGAGTTACTCCTGACTCACCTCACCATCAGCGGCACGCACGACGGCGAGTTCATGGGCATCGAACCGACCGGAGAGTCGATCGACGTCCCGGTGATGAGCCTGATGCGGTTAGAAGACGATCGCGTCGCCGAGGAGTGGCTGTTGAGCGACTCGATGGAGATGATGGTCCAGCTCGGCGTGGCGGCGTACCCTGACGAGGTCTGA
- a CDS encoding helix-turn-helix domain-containing protein: MIRARFRIRLPDGVWVRELSDRFPDARFRLLAGYRVDEAALELGEVVADEPGEIVAAMRSHPSISQYELLESTDGRALAKYEAVDTDLYAFVESSSLPIEFPVVAQAGWFAFDLTGTRAEFEQLDETLEAAPVAYELGSIVHAAADETLVTDRQRELLAAALRAGYYEVPRECTLAELADSVGIDKSSASTILRRGEATILEWFLTGPEPISPRGR; encoded by the coding sequence GTGATCCGCGCTCGCTTTCGAATTCGACTACCCGACGGGGTGTGGGTGCGGGAGCTTTCGGACCGATTCCCCGACGCCCGGTTCAGGCTCCTGGCCGGCTATCGCGTCGACGAGGCGGCGCTCGAACTCGGCGAGGTCGTCGCCGACGAGCCGGGCGAGATCGTCGCGGCCATGCGATCCCATCCATCGATCTCGCAGTACGAACTCCTCGAATCGACCGACGGTCGCGCCCTCGCTAAGTACGAGGCGGTCGATACGGACCTCTACGCGTTCGTCGAGTCCTCCTCGCTCCCGATCGAGTTCCCGGTCGTCGCCCAGGCCGGCTGGTTCGCGTTCGACCTGACCGGGACGCGAGCGGAGTTCGAGCAGTTAGACGAAACCCTGGAGGCCGCTCCCGTCGCCTACGAACTCGGCTCGATCGTCCACGCGGCTGCCGACGAGACGCTGGTCACCGATCGGCAGCGCGAGCTCTTAGCGGCCGCACTTCGTGCGGGTTACTACGAGGTCCCGCGAGAGTGTACGCTCGCAGAACTCGCCGATTCGGTCGGTATCGACAAGTCCTCGGCGAGCACAATTCTTCGCCGCGGCGAGGCGACGATTCTGGAGTGGTTCCTGACGGGACCGGAGCCAATCTCCCCGCGGGGTCGGTGA
- a CDS encoding MarR family transcriptional regulator: protein MSIDIERFEEDDPDAWEEPTNAERVLAFLADHDDRAWKAGEIADRTGISQGSIGPVLVRLREQDLVRHRGSYWAITDDRERLHDATELHRITASLDERFGSEDRSEWIAHAAESTDEGTAERDEG, encoded by the coding sequence ATGTCGATCGATATCGAGCGGTTCGAGGAGGACGATCCAGACGCGTGGGAAGAGCCCACGAACGCCGAGCGGGTGCTGGCGTTCCTCGCCGATCACGACGACCGGGCCTGGAAAGCCGGTGAGATCGCCGATCGCACCGGTATCTCCCAAGGGTCGATTGGGCCGGTGCTGGTCAGACTCCGCGAGCAAGATCTCGTCCGCCACCGGGGATCGTACTGGGCGATCACCGACGACCGGGAGCGACTTCACGACGCGACCGAACTGCACCGAATCACGGCGAGTCTCGACGAGCGGTTCGGGTCGGAAGATCGGAGCGAGTGGATCGCCCACGCGGCAGAATCAACCGACGAAGGTACCGCAGAACGAGACGAAGGATGA
- a CDS encoding thiamine-binding protein produces MTVIARFEVIPVRDGSLAEEIARAVDALEEFGVSYELTATDTVVEADHVDEVFDAVKAAHDAVDGDRVITSLEVDEHRSREQDAEDRVESVASVLGREPKRTA; encoded by the coding sequence ATGACTGTCATCGCACGATTCGAGGTCATCCCGGTACGCGACGGGAGCCTCGCCGAGGAGATCGCACGGGCCGTAGACGCGCTCGAGGAGTTCGGCGTGTCGTACGAACTGACCGCGACGGACACGGTGGTCGAAGCCGACCACGTGGACGAGGTGTTCGACGCCGTCAAGGCGGCCCACGACGCGGTCGACGGCGACCGCGTGATCACCTCGCTCGAGGTCGACGAGCACCGGAGCCGGGAGCAGGACGCCGAAGATCGCGTCGAATCCGTCGCGAGCGTGCTCGGACGCGAACCGAAGCGAACGGCGTAG